Genomic segment of Arachis hypogaea cultivar Tifrunner chromosome 11, arahy.Tifrunner.gnm2.J5K5, whole genome shotgun sequence:
ATTTTTCGGCCTTAGGGGCttctttgtaaaaaaaataaaaaaaaaaacttcaaaacATAGGAAATTAGAAAAGAAGGTAAATTAATGGGATCAGTCATGATTGAGGGCTTCGATTTTTCTTgaatctgatacaccatttgagCATGAGTTCCTCAATGCTGGCATCCATGCGTGTACCAACACCTCCCCAAACCAGCATGTGTGGAATATCCCCAATTGATGAACCACTCACTTGGCACACCTCTCTAAATCCAAGTCTGCTGTAGAACCTAACCAACTATacataaagaataaaagaaaatataaacttAAAAGACAACGAATTTATCACACATGACACTATTATTGTCAGAATTAGTGATTTACTGCTAAACTTTTTCACTGTAATTACCAGTTTCGGTGGAATTTATCGTGGAAAAATTCAACGATTATCACTAAAATTTGTTTTGTGAAAAATATTACCATCGGATTGCAAATGCCAAAATAATCTGTTGCAAAATTATGGCGTAAAGCAAGTTTAAATGGCGCGAGATATTATCGTCtggattatttttttttgtttgaaaaaatcTGGCTGTAAAAAATGATATTGAAACACACAATTTCACTAAATGgaattgatttttctttaaacATTCAACTAATTTTGACGGTACAAAGCGTAATTGTTGTAATAAGAATaatatatgtatcatttttttctaaaaatactaGAATaccatcagaatttattatttttggtcattACTTGGCCATCAACTTAATttcttttgtcttgttctttaGTCTAGTAATCTAACAATATACTTTAtctcatacttttaaatattgatgactaactcgctaaaaataataaattccttTAGCATTTCTCATTTTTTATACATCTCTTTTGTACAAGtaacaaaagataataaatttgtttttttattatatatatatattataaaaaaattgacataaaTATCATTTCCTTTATAATATTGTGGATCAACTGGTTGTGGATAAGGTTAACTAACCTTAGAATGGTAAAGGTCGGAATCATTGATTGCGAGTAACTGAGCGGTGGTGCAGCCAGAATCGTAGCCGTGGCGAATAGCGACGGCACCGATGAACAAACCGAGGCCAAAGAT
This window contains:
- the LOC112721172 gene encoding uncharacterized protein, translated to MSDILEASRAQKLDLQLKTLGPFFRITATSLQTRAELGRAEGLIRISFQGTKILHLDSMKLRRETLSMEKSIFGLGLFIGAVAIRHGYDSGCTTAQLLAINDSDLYHSKLVRFYSRLGFREVCQVSGSSIGDIPHMLVWGGVGTRMDASIEELMLKWCIRFKKNRSPQS